One Clavibacter zhangzhiyongii genomic region harbors:
- the coaBC gene encoding bifunctional phosphopantothenoylcysteine decarboxylase/phosphopantothenate--cysteine ligase CoaBC, whose translation MVVVGITGGIAAYKAVGVVRGLVLLGHDVHVVPTEAALRFVGKPTLEAVSRNPVTSDLYDGVSEVRHVALGQAADLIVVAPATAHTLASMALGLSDDLLGTTILASRAPVVVAPAMHTEMWQHPATQANAALLRSRGVTLVGPTSGRLTGTDSGPGRMAEVEDVIAAALAAVRPGGRDLEGRRVVVSAGGTREPLDPVRFLGNRSSGRQGVALAVAARDRGADVVLVAAHLEVPAPAGVRVVPVSTAVELSDAMTREAEDADVVIMAAAVADYRPVAVAEGKIKKEEAGEQLSVELVRNPDILQRLAADAATPRADGTRRVVVGFAAETEQDPAELLRIGRAKLARKGCDLLVLNRVGWSEGFATEGNTITVLARSGDTLAEASGSKEQVAHRILDVVGQPTPR comes from the coding sequence ATGGTCGTCGTGGGCATCACCGGGGGCATCGCCGCGTACAAGGCCGTCGGCGTCGTCCGGGGCCTCGTGCTCCTCGGCCATGACGTGCACGTCGTGCCCACCGAGGCCGCGCTCCGCTTCGTCGGCAAGCCGACGCTCGAGGCCGTGAGCCGCAACCCGGTCACGAGCGACCTCTACGACGGCGTCTCCGAGGTGCGCCACGTCGCGCTCGGCCAGGCGGCCGACCTCATCGTCGTCGCCCCGGCCACCGCCCACACGCTGGCGTCGATGGCCCTCGGCCTGTCCGACGACCTCCTCGGCACCACGATCCTCGCGAGCCGCGCGCCCGTCGTCGTCGCCCCGGCGATGCACACCGAGATGTGGCAGCACCCGGCCACCCAGGCGAACGCGGCGCTCCTGCGCTCCCGCGGCGTCACGCTCGTCGGCCCCACCTCCGGTCGCCTCACCGGCACCGACTCCGGGCCCGGCCGCATGGCCGAGGTCGAGGACGTCATCGCCGCGGCCCTCGCCGCCGTCCGGCCGGGCGGCCGCGACCTCGAGGGCCGGCGCGTCGTCGTGTCCGCCGGCGGCACGCGCGAGCCGCTGGACCCCGTGCGCTTCCTCGGCAACCGCTCCTCCGGCCGGCAGGGCGTCGCCCTGGCCGTCGCCGCGCGCGACCGCGGCGCCGACGTGGTGCTGGTCGCCGCGCACCTCGAGGTGCCCGCGCCCGCGGGCGTCCGCGTGGTGCCCGTGTCGACCGCCGTCGAGCTCTCGGACGCGATGACGCGCGAGGCGGAGGACGCCGACGTCGTCATCATGGCCGCGGCCGTCGCCGACTACCGGCCCGTCGCCGTGGCCGAGGGCAAGATCAAGAAGGAGGAGGCGGGGGAGCAGCTGAGCGTCGAGCTCGTGCGGAACCCGGACATCCTCCAGCGCCTCGCGGCCGACGCCGCGACCCCCCGCGCGGACGGCACGCGCCGGGTCGTCGTCGGCTTCGCGGCCGAGACCGAGCAGGACCCGGCCGAGCTGCTGCGGATCGGGCGCGCCAAGCTCGCGCGGAAGGGCTGCGACCTGCTCGTCCTCAACAGGGTCGGGTGGTCCGAGGGCTTCGCCACGGAGGGCAACACGATCACGGTGCTCGCGAGGAGCGGAGATACACTGGCCGAGGCCTCCGGCTCGAAGGAGCAGGTGGCCCATCGAATTCTCGACGTAGTGGGCCAGCCGACTCCGCGGTAG
- the rpoZ gene encoding DNA-directed RNA polymerase subunit omega, with the protein MVDKTQGIIDPPIDELLSKVDSKYALVIFASKRARQINDYYADLHEGSLFDNVGPLVDSTIDDKPLSVAMHEINEDKLVATPIVEPAAS; encoded by the coding sequence ATGGTTGACAAGACCCAGGGCATCATCGACCCGCCCATCGACGAGCTCCTCTCGAAGGTCGACTCGAAGTACGCGCTCGTGATCTTCGCCTCCAAGCGGGCCCGCCAGATCAACGACTACTACGCCGACCTCCACGAGGGCAGCCTGTTCGACAACGTCGGACCGCTCGTCGACAGCACCATCGACGACAAGCCCCTCTCGGTCGCCATGCACGAGATCAACGAGGACAAGCTCGTCGCCACGCCCATCGTGGAGCCCGCGGCCTCCTAG
- the gmk gene encoding guanylate kinase, whose amino-acid sequence MRPEPPEVDRVAASQAAVAARRARAEVKHDIVTGERTPLGVLDASADPAHRAEATLRVTEFLTSIPNIGPTKLERILGELGISTAKRLGGLGVHQRVRLSRFLEEWQAAKQIVEPSRLVVLAGPTAVGKGTVSTFIRENEPDVLLSVSATTRAPRPGEVEGVNYYFVSDAEFDSMVERQELLEWATVHNAHRYGTPRAPIDVALAEGRSVLLEIDIQGARQVKAAMPEARLVFLLPPTWEELVRRLVGRGTEGPEEQQRRLDTAKVELAAQDEFDHLVVNRDVAEAAREVVDLMRSRKAVGP is encoded by the coding sequence ATGAGGCCCGAACCACCCGAGGTCGACCGCGTCGCCGCCTCCCAGGCCGCGGTCGCCGCGCGCCGGGCGCGTGCCGAGGTGAAGCACGACATCGTCACGGGGGAGCGCACCCCGCTCGGCGTGCTCGACGCGTCCGCGGATCCCGCGCACCGCGCGGAGGCCACGCTCCGCGTCACCGAGTTCCTCACGAGCATCCCGAACATCGGGCCGACCAAGCTCGAGCGGATCCTCGGCGAGCTCGGCATCTCCACCGCCAAGCGCCTCGGCGGGCTCGGCGTGCACCAGCGCGTGCGCCTCTCCCGCTTCCTCGAGGAGTGGCAGGCCGCGAAGCAGATCGTGGAGCCCAGCCGCCTCGTCGTGCTCGCAGGCCCCACGGCCGTCGGCAAGGGCACCGTCTCCACCTTCATCCGCGAGAACGAGCCCGACGTGCTGCTGTCCGTCTCCGCCACGACGCGCGCGCCGCGTCCCGGCGAGGTCGAGGGCGTCAACTACTACTTCGTCTCCGACGCGGAGTTCGACTCGATGGTCGAGCGACAGGAGCTGCTCGAGTGGGCCACGGTGCACAACGCGCACCGCTACGGCACGCCGCGCGCGCCCATCGACGTGGCGTTGGCCGAGGGCCGCAGCGTCCTGCTCGAGATCGACATCCAGGGCGCGCGCCAGGTGAAGGCCGCCATGCCTGAGGCGCGGCTCGTGTTCCTGCTGCCGCCCACCTGGGAGGAGCTCGTGCGCCGCCTGGTCGGCCGCGGCACGGAGGGACCCGAGGAGCAGCAGCGCCGCCTCGACACCGCGAAGGTCGAGCTGGCCGCCCAGGACGAGTTCGACCACCTCGTCGTCAACCGCGATGTCGCGGAGGCGGCGCGCGAGGTCGTAGACTTGATGAGATCCAGGAAGGCCGTCGGTCCATGA
- the pyrF gene encoding orotidine-5'-phosphate decarboxylase codes for MTTADGGAAQVAPPFGARLARAFREHGHLCVGIDPHRSLLDAWGLADDARGLEEFGLRVVEATAGRAGIVKPQVAFFERHGSAGYAALERVLAAARDAGLLVIADAKRGDIGSTVDAYGAAWLAPDSPLRADAVTLTAYTGVGSLDGVRAAADSWGAGVFVLAATSNPEAERLQRALLPADGSAGPARTVARGIQDAAVAANGPTGDPAADPGAFGLVIGATVDAADAGLDLAQLTRTPILAPGFGHQGALLGDVRKLFGPAAGVVIASASRSILATGPRRVAEAVTDHAGRLEEVLP; via the coding sequence GTGACGACCGCGGACGGCGGGGCGGCCCAGGTCGCCCCGCCGTTCGGCGCGCGCCTCGCCCGCGCCTTCCGGGAGCACGGCCACCTCTGCGTCGGCATCGACCCGCACCGGTCGCTGCTCGACGCGTGGGGCCTCGCCGACGACGCGCGCGGCCTCGAGGAGTTCGGGCTGCGCGTGGTCGAGGCGACCGCGGGGCGGGCCGGGATCGTCAAGCCGCAGGTCGCGTTCTTCGAGCGCCACGGATCCGCCGGCTACGCCGCCCTCGAGCGCGTGCTCGCCGCCGCGCGCGACGCCGGCCTCCTCGTGATCGCCGACGCCAAGCGCGGCGACATCGGCTCCACGGTCGACGCGTACGGCGCCGCCTGGCTCGCACCGGACAGCCCGCTCCGCGCCGACGCCGTGACCCTCACGGCGTACACCGGCGTCGGGTCCCTCGACGGCGTGCGCGCCGCCGCCGACTCCTGGGGCGCGGGCGTGTTCGTCCTCGCCGCGACCTCGAACCCGGAGGCCGAGCGGCTCCAGCGCGCGCTGCTCCCCGCCGACGGATCCGCCGGCCCCGCCCGCACGGTCGCCCGAGGGATCCAGGACGCCGCGGTCGCCGCCAACGGCCCGACGGGCGATCCGGCCGCCGACCCCGGCGCCTTCGGGCTCGTGATCGGCGCCACGGTGGACGCCGCGGACGCCGGCCTCGACCTGGCGCAGCTCACCCGCACGCCGATCCTCGCGCCCGGCTTCGGCCACCAGGGCGCGCTGCTCGGCGATGTCCGGAAGCTGTTCGGCCCGGCCGCCGGCGTTGTGATCGCGAGCGCGTCCCGGAGTATCCTCGCGACTGGGCCACGGCGTGTCGCGGAGGCCGTCACCGACCACGCCGGACGACTCGAAGAGGTGCTGCCATGA
- the carB gene encoding carbamoyl-phosphate synthase large subunit, with the protein MPKRDDINSVLVIGSGPIVIGQAAEFDYSGTQACRVLREEGVRVILVNSNPATIMTDPGFADATYIEPITSEVLEKIIIKEKPDAVLPTLGGQTALNAAIRLDELGILAKHGVELIGAKVEAIQKGEDRQLFKDLVLESGADVARSHVAKTLEQAVEFAEDLGYPLVIRPSFTMGGLGSGFAHTRAELERMVADGLQSSPTTEVLLEESILGWKEYELELMRDTADNTVVVCSIENVDPVGVHTGDSITVAPALTLTDREYQHMRDIGIDIIRRVGVDTGGCNIQFAVDPADGRLIVIEMNPRVSRSSALASKATGFPIAKIAAKLAIGYRLDEIPNDITKVTPASFEPTLDYVVVKVPRFAFEKFPAADAELTTTMKSVGEAMAIGRNYSTALQKALRSLEKRGSSFHWGPETRSVDELLEVSRTPTDGRIVTVQQALRAGATAEQVFDATKIDPWFIDQIVLINEVADAVRDARELDAETLREAKDHGFSDAQIAEIRRQTEQEVRDARHAADIRPVFKTVDTCAGEFPALTPYHYSSYDSETEIVPSDRRKVIILGSGPNRIGQGIEFDYSCVHASFALAEAGYETIMINCNPETVSTDYDTSDRLYFEPLTLEDVLEIVHAEQQAGELVGVVVQLGGQTALGLAKGLEAAGVPILGTSPSAIDLAEERGLFSGILDAAGLVAPRNGTAVAIDEAVVVAEEIGYPVLVRPSYVLGGRGMEIVFDTATLHDYFLRMADQGIIGEGKPLLIDRFLDDAIEIDIDAIYDGTELYVGGVMEHIEEAGIHSGDSSCTLPPVTLGRGQIQQVVDATRAIAEGVGVRGLLNVQFAIGAGVLYVLEANPRASRTVPFVSKALGIPLAKAASLVMVGTSIAELRASGLLPERDGSDVPMDSPVAVKEAVLPFKRFRTKDGLIVDSVLGPEMRSTGEVMGIDRDFPRAFAKSQEAAFGGLPLSGTVFVSVADRDKRSIVLPVLRLQQLGFEVLATEGTAEILSRNGIQARVVRKYSEEPAAGDSPSIVDLINRDQVDVVINTPSGRTARADGYEIRAAAVAADKPLFTTIAQLTAAVASFDAIRAGFDVTSLQDYAIAREARR; encoded by the coding sequence ATGCCCAAGCGCGACGACATCAACAGCGTCCTCGTCATCGGCTCCGGGCCGATCGTCATCGGCCAGGCCGCCGAGTTCGACTACTCGGGCACGCAGGCCTGCCGCGTGCTCCGCGAGGAGGGCGTGCGCGTCATCCTCGTGAACTCGAACCCCGCCACGATCATGACCGACCCGGGCTTCGCCGACGCGACGTACATCGAGCCGATCACGAGCGAGGTGCTCGAGAAGATCATCATCAAGGAGAAGCCGGACGCGGTGCTCCCCACGCTCGGCGGCCAGACGGCGCTCAACGCGGCCATCCGCCTCGACGAGCTCGGCATCCTCGCCAAGCACGGCGTCGAGCTCATCGGCGCGAAGGTCGAGGCCATCCAGAAGGGCGAGGACCGCCAGCTCTTCAAGGACCTCGTCCTCGAGTCCGGCGCCGACGTCGCCCGCTCGCACGTCGCCAAGACGCTCGAGCAGGCCGTCGAGTTCGCCGAGGACCTCGGCTACCCGCTCGTGATCCGCCCCTCCTTCACCATGGGCGGCCTCGGCTCCGGCTTCGCGCACACCCGCGCCGAGCTCGAGCGCATGGTCGCCGACGGCCTCCAGTCGAGCCCCACCACCGAGGTGCTCCTCGAGGAGTCGATCCTCGGCTGGAAGGAGTACGAGCTGGAGCTCATGCGCGACACGGCCGACAACACGGTCGTCGTCTGCTCCATCGAGAACGTGGATCCCGTCGGCGTGCACACGGGCGACTCGATCACGGTCGCGCCCGCCCTCACGCTCACCGACCGCGAGTACCAGCACATGCGCGACATCGGCATCGACATCATCCGCCGCGTGGGCGTCGACACGGGCGGCTGCAACATCCAGTTCGCGGTGGACCCCGCGGACGGCCGCCTCATCGTCATCGAGATGAACCCGCGCGTCTCCCGCTCCAGCGCGCTCGCGTCGAAGGCCACGGGCTTCCCGATCGCGAAGATCGCGGCCAAGCTCGCCATCGGCTACCGCCTCGACGAGATCCCGAACGACATCACCAAGGTCACGCCCGCGAGCTTCGAGCCCACGCTCGACTACGTGGTCGTGAAGGTGCCGCGCTTCGCGTTCGAGAAGTTCCCGGCCGCCGACGCCGAGCTCACCACCACCATGAAGTCGGTGGGCGAGGCCATGGCCATCGGCCGCAACTACTCCACCGCCCTGCAGAAGGCGCTGCGCTCGCTCGAGAAGCGCGGATCCTCCTTCCACTGGGGCCCGGAGACCCGCTCGGTCGACGAGCTCCTCGAGGTGAGCCGCACGCCCACCGACGGCCGCATCGTCACGGTGCAGCAGGCGCTCCGCGCGGGCGCCACGGCGGAGCAGGTCTTCGACGCCACCAAGATCGACCCCTGGTTCATCGACCAGATCGTCCTCATCAACGAGGTCGCCGACGCGGTGCGCGACGCCCGTGAGCTCGACGCGGAGACGCTGCGCGAGGCCAAGGACCACGGCTTCTCGGACGCGCAGATCGCGGAGATCCGCAGGCAGACCGAGCAGGAGGTGCGCGACGCCCGCCATGCGGCGGACATCCGCCCCGTGTTCAAGACGGTCGACACGTGCGCGGGCGAGTTCCCGGCGCTCACGCCGTACCACTACTCCAGCTACGACTCCGAGACGGAGATCGTGCCGTCCGACCGCCGCAAGGTGATCATCCTGGGCTCGGGCCCCAACCGCATCGGCCAGGGCATCGAGTTCGACTACTCGTGCGTGCACGCGTCCTTCGCGCTGGCCGAGGCCGGGTACGAGACGATCATGATCAACTGCAACCCGGAGACGGTCTCGACCGACTACGACACGAGCGACCGGCTCTACTTCGAGCCGCTCACGCTCGAGGACGTGCTGGAGATCGTGCACGCGGAGCAGCAGGCGGGCGAGCTCGTCGGCGTCGTCGTGCAGCTCGGCGGCCAGACCGCGCTCGGGCTCGCCAAGGGCCTCGAGGCCGCGGGCGTCCCCATCCTCGGCACGAGCCCGTCGGCCATCGACCTCGCCGAGGAGCGGGGCCTGTTCTCCGGCATCCTCGACGCCGCCGGCCTCGTGGCTCCGCGGAACGGCACGGCCGTCGCGATCGACGAGGCCGTGGTCGTCGCGGAGGAGATCGGCTACCCCGTCCTCGTCCGCCCGAGCTACGTGCTCGGCGGCCGCGGCATGGAGATCGTCTTCGACACGGCCACCCTGCACGACTACTTCCTGCGCATGGCCGACCAGGGCATCATCGGCGAGGGCAAGCCGCTCCTCATCGACCGGTTCCTCGACGACGCCATCGAGATCGACATCGACGCCATCTACGACGGCACCGAGCTGTACGTCGGCGGCGTCATGGAGCACATCGAGGAGGCCGGGATCCACTCGGGCGACTCGAGCTGCACGCTCCCTCCCGTGACCCTCGGCCGCGGCCAGATCCAGCAGGTCGTCGACGCCACGCGCGCCATCGCCGAGGGCGTGGGCGTGCGCGGCCTCCTCAACGTGCAGTTCGCGATCGGCGCGGGCGTGCTCTACGTCCTCGAGGCGAACCCGCGCGCGAGCCGCACGGTGCCGTTCGTCTCCAAGGCGCTCGGCATCCCGCTCGCCAAGGCCGCGTCGCTCGTCATGGTCGGCACGTCCATCGCGGAGCTGAGGGCCTCCGGCCTCCTGCCCGAGCGCGACGGATCCGACGTCCCCATGGACTCGCCCGTCGCCGTCAAGGAGGCCGTGCTGCCCTTCAAGCGGTTCCGCACGAAGGACGGCCTCATCGTCGACTCCGTGCTCGGCCCGGAGATGCGCTCCACGGGCGAGGTCATGGGCATCGACCGCGACTTCCCGCGCGCGTTCGCGAAGAGCCAGGAGGCGGCGTTCGGCGGACTCCCGCTCTCGGGCACCGTATTCGTCTCGGTCGCCGACCGCGACAAGCGCTCCATCGTCCTGCCGGTGCTCCGGCTCCAGCAGCTCGGCTTCGAGGTGCTCGCCACCGAGGGCACGGCGGAGATCCTCAGCCGCAACGGGATCCAGGCGCGCGTCGTCCGCAAGTACAGCGAGGAGCCCGCCGCGGGCGACTCGCCGTCGATCGTGGACCTCATCAACCGCGACCAGGTCGACGTCGTGATCAACACGCCGTCGGGCCGCACGGCGCGCGCGGACGGCTATGAGATCCGCGCGGCGGCCGTCGCGGCCGACAAGCCGCTGTTCACGACCATCGCGCAGCTCACGGCCGCGGTCGCGTCCTTCGACGCGATCCGCGCCGGCTTCGACGTCACGAGCCTGCAGGACTACGCGATCGCCCGCGAGGCCCGCCGGTGA
- the carA gene encoding glutamine-hydrolyzing carbamoyl-phosphate synthase small subunit, with amino-acid sequence MARHEPAVLVLEDGRRYVGRAYGARGTTLGEAVFATGMTGYQETITDPSYAGQIVLQTAPHIGNTGMNDDDMESRRIWVAGYVVRDPSRVVSNFRGTRTLEDDLVAQGVVGISGIDTRAVTRRIRDEGAMRAGVFSGEAFALGDEEQLAQVRRAPDMTGRNLSAEVSTQETYTIPAVGERIGSVAVLDLGIKTATVKHLAARGLDVHVVPQSITTEELAELAPTAVFYSNGPGDPEASQYHVELLQDVLRKGIPFFGICFGNQLLGRALGFDTYKLPFGHRGINQPVLDRRTGRVEITSQNHGFAVSAPLDGPVESPAGFGRAEVSHVSLNDQVVEGLNCLDIPAFSVQYHPEAAAGPHDSSYLFDRFIELIHAAGDAPASAATPQETV; translated from the coding sequence ATGGCCCGACACGAACCGGCGGTCCTGGTACTCGAGGACGGACGGAGGTACGTCGGACGCGCGTACGGCGCCCGCGGCACCACGCTCGGCGAGGCCGTCTTCGCGACCGGCATGACCGGCTACCAGGAGACGATCACCGACCCGTCCTACGCGGGCCAGATCGTGCTCCAGACGGCGCCGCACATCGGCAACACCGGCATGAACGACGACGACATGGAGTCGCGCCGCATCTGGGTCGCCGGCTACGTGGTCCGCGACCCCTCCCGCGTCGTCTCCAACTTCCGCGGCACCCGCACGCTCGAGGACGACCTCGTGGCGCAGGGCGTCGTCGGCATCTCCGGCATCGACACGCGCGCCGTCACGCGGCGGATCCGCGACGAGGGCGCCATGCGCGCCGGCGTCTTCTCCGGCGAGGCCTTCGCGCTCGGCGACGAGGAGCAGCTCGCGCAGGTCCGGCGGGCGCCCGACATGACGGGCCGCAACCTCTCCGCCGAGGTCTCCACGCAGGAGACGTACACGATCCCCGCCGTCGGCGAGCGCATCGGCTCCGTCGCGGTGCTCGACCTCGGCATCAAGACCGCGACGGTGAAGCACCTCGCCGCCCGCGGCCTCGACGTGCACGTGGTGCCGCAGTCCATCACCACCGAGGAGCTCGCCGAGCTCGCGCCCACCGCCGTCTTCTACTCGAACGGCCCCGGCGACCCCGAGGCCTCGCAGTACCACGTGGAGCTGCTCCAGGACGTGCTGCGGAAGGGCATCCCGTTCTTCGGGATCTGCTTCGGCAACCAGCTCCTCGGCCGCGCCCTCGGCTTCGACACCTACAAGCTGCCGTTCGGCCACCGCGGGATCAACCAGCCCGTGCTCGACCGCCGGACCGGCCGCGTCGAGATCACGAGCCAGAACCACGGCTTCGCGGTCTCGGCGCCGCTCGACGGCCCCGTGGAGAGCCCCGCCGGCTTCGGCCGCGCGGAGGTCAGCCACGTCTCGCTCAACGACCAGGTGGTGGAGGGGTTGAACTGCCTCGACATCCCGGCCTTCTCCGTGCAGTACCACCCGGAGGCGGCCGCCGGCCCGCACGACTCGTCGTACCTCTTCGACCGGTTCATCGAGCTGATCCACGCCGCGGGCGACGCCCCCGCATCCGCCGCGACCCCCCAGGAGACCGTGTAA
- a CDS encoding dihydroorotase encodes MTPNDTLHDDVHLIRGATLPGGARADILIADGLIREVGPDLRAPADAHVVEADGLVALPGLVDLHVHLREPGYEQSETVLTGSRAAALGGFTAVFAMANTMPVQDTAGVVEQVKALGDAAGYATVRPIGAVSVGLQGESMAEIGAMASSRAAVRVFSDDGKCVSDPLLMRRALEYVKAFDGVVAQHAQDPRLTEGATMNEGALSGELGITGWPAVAEESIIARDVLLAEHVGSRLHVCHVSTAGSVDVIRWAKARGVDVTAEVTPHHLLLTEDLVAGYDARYKVNPPLRRREDVEALRLALADGTIDVVATDHAPHPVEAKDCEWDAAAFGMVGLESALSVVQLAMVDTGLLDWQGVARVMSHAPARIGRLAEHGHALEAGSPADVTLYDPAASRVFGRDDLGGLSGNSPYLEMTLPGRVVATFHRGYPTVLDGALVDRETVARAAVLRDRADADARRVAADGDAPAGRA; translated from the coding sequence ATGACCCCGAACGACACGCTCCACGACGACGTCCACCTCATCCGCGGGGCGACCCTGCCCGGGGGCGCGCGCGCCGACATCCTCATCGCGGACGGGCTGATCCGCGAGGTCGGTCCCGACCTGCGGGCCCCCGCCGACGCGCACGTCGTCGAGGCCGACGGCCTCGTGGCGCTGCCCGGCCTCGTCGACCTGCACGTGCACCTGCGCGAGCCCGGCTACGAGCAGAGCGAGACCGTGCTCACGGGATCCCGCGCCGCGGCCCTCGGCGGCTTCACCGCGGTGTTCGCGATGGCCAACACGATGCCCGTGCAGGACACCGCGGGCGTGGTCGAGCAGGTCAAGGCGCTCGGCGACGCGGCCGGCTACGCCACCGTCCGCCCCATCGGCGCGGTGTCGGTCGGGCTCCAGGGGGAGTCGATGGCCGAGATCGGCGCGATGGCCTCCAGCCGCGCCGCGGTGCGCGTCTTCTCCGACGACGGGAAGTGCGTCTCCGACCCGCTGCTCATGCGCCGCGCGCTCGAGTACGTGAAGGCGTTCGACGGGGTCGTCGCGCAGCACGCGCAGGACCCGCGCCTCACCGAGGGCGCCACCATGAACGAGGGCGCGCTGTCCGGCGAGCTCGGCATCACGGGCTGGCCCGCGGTGGCCGAGGAGTCGATCATCGCGCGCGACGTGCTGCTCGCCGAGCACGTCGGATCCCGCCTCCACGTCTGCCACGTCTCGACCGCCGGATCCGTCGACGTGATCCGCTGGGCCAAGGCCCGCGGCGTCGACGTCACCGCGGAGGTCACGCCGCACCACCTCCTCCTCACCGAGGACCTGGTCGCCGGCTACGACGCCCGCTACAAGGTGAACCCGCCGCTCCGCCGCCGGGAGGACGTGGAGGCGCTCCGCCTCGCGCTCGCCGACGGCACGATCGACGTCGTCGCCACCGACCACGCCCCGCACCCCGTCGAGGCGAAGGACTGCGAGTGGGACGCGGCGGCGTTCGGCATGGTCGGCCTCGAGTCGGCGCTCTCCGTGGTGCAGCTCGCGATGGTCGACACCGGCCTCCTCGACTGGCAGGGCGTCGCGCGCGTCATGTCGCACGCACCCGCGCGCATCGGCCGCCTCGCCGAGCACGGGCACGCGCTCGAGGCCGGATCCCCGGCCGACGTCACGCTCTACGACCCCGCCGCCTCGCGCGTCTTCGGCCGCGACGACCTCGGCGGGCTCAGCGGCAACTCGCCGTACCTCGAGATGACCCTGCCCGGCCGCGTCGTCGCGACCTTCCACCGCGGCTACCCGACCGTGCTCGACGGCGCGCTCGTCGACCGGGAGACGGTCGCCCGCGCGGCGGTCCTCCGCGACCGGGCCGACGCCGACGCGCGCCGGGTCGCGGCCGACGGCGATGCCCCGGCGGGACGCGCATGA
- a CDS encoding aspartate carbamoyltransferase catalytic subunit — MRHLLSTRDLSRDEAVRILDVAEDMADVGTREIKKLPALRGRTVVNLFFEDSTRTRISFEAAAKRLSADVINFSAKGSSVSKGESLKDTAQTLQAMGADGVVVRHPSSGAPHTLAGSGWIDAGIVNAGDGTHEHPTQALLDAFTIRRRLHGPTARGKGLDGARVLIVGDILHSRVARSNAWLLTTLGAEVTLVAPPTLVPVGIGSWPVRVRYDLDAAIREGAPDAVMMLRIQAERMRAAFFPNPREYARIWGLDDARLALLGPDTIVMHPGPMNRGLEISAAAADSERSTVREQVANGVSVRMAVLYLLLSGDGKADR; from the coding sequence GTGAGGCACCTGCTGAGCACCCGCGACCTCAGCCGCGACGAGGCCGTCCGCATCCTCGACGTCGCCGAGGACATGGCCGACGTCGGCACGCGCGAGATCAAGAAGCTCCCCGCGCTCCGCGGACGCACGGTCGTGAACCTGTTCTTCGAGGACTCGACCCGCACCCGCATCTCGTTCGAGGCGGCCGCCAAGCGCCTCTCGGCCGACGTCATCAACTTCAGCGCCAAGGGCTCGAGCGTCTCCAAGGGCGAGAGCCTCAAAGACACCGCGCAGACCCTGCAGGCGATGGGCGCCGACGGCGTGGTCGTCCGCCACCCGTCCTCGGGCGCCCCGCACACGCTCGCCGGCAGCGGCTGGATCGACGCGGGCATCGTCAACGCGGGCGACGGCACGCACGAGCACCCGACCCAGGCGCTGCTCGACGCCTTCACGATCCGCCGCCGGCTGCACGGGCCGACGGCCCGCGGGAAGGGCCTCGACGGCGCGCGCGTCCTCATCGTCGGCGACATCCTGCACTCGCGCGTCGCCCGCTCGAACGCGTGGCTGCTCACGACGCTCGGCGCCGAGGTCACGCTCGTCGCGCCGCCCACGCTCGTGCCGGTGGGCATCGGCTCCTGGCCCGTCCGGGTCCGCTACGACCTCGACGCCGCCATCCGCGAGGGCGCGCCCGACGCCGTGATGATGCTCCGGATCCAGGCCGAGCGCATGCGCGCCGCCTTCTTCCCGAACCCGCGGGAGTACGCGCGCATCTGGGGCCTCGACGACGCGCGGCTCGCGCTCCTCGGGCCCGATACGATCGTCATGCACCCGGGGCCCATGAACCGCGGGCTCGAGATATCCGCCGCCGCCGCCGACTCGGAGAGGTCCACGGTGCGCGAGCAGGTCGCCAACGGCGTCTCGGTGCGCATGGCCGTCCTCTACCTCCTGCTGTCCGGCGACGGGAAGGCCGACCGATGA